Below is a genomic region from Treponema sp. OMZ 798.
TTGCAATATCTCATAAGAAGTTTTAACATATTCCACAGCATCTTGATATACGGGAATTAAGGTTCTATCATCCGATTGTGAAAGTGAACGCAAGATAACAAGTTTTACATCTATCCCTGCGGAAATAAAATCTTTACGCAAATTCAAAAGCTCATCTTGGTCTATAGCAAAACCGGAAACAAAACAAAAGATAAAAACTAAAACAAAAACTATCTTTTTCATACAGAACCCTTACCTTCTGCAAAATCATAGAATATTTGATCTTCCATTAAACCGTCTTGCAAAAAATTACCATCTTTTCTTTCTTGGCTATTGCTTGACAAAGCATCGTTTTCTTCATTTAAAATATTGCTTATAAATCCGGTATTATCATCAACGGCTATGTTATATATGTAAGATAAAATAGCATTTTTCATTCTTTGATCTAAAAATTCACATTGAAAGTGTATCCTTGATTTATTCAATGGTTGATCATATACAAAACGGACAATTTTACCGCACATTACAATCTCGGTATTTTTTAGTTTAAATTGCAGCTTCATTCGAATACCCTTTGCAGCCTTGCCTCTTACAAAAAACATAGCTCCGTCTTCCGATATATCCTTTACATTTGTTTTTACACCTCCTTGAGTTTCATAATCGGAGTTATAAGGATCACCGGCCCGGAGAGGAAACATCAAGCCTTCAATATCACATGAAGCTCTAACCGATTTTCTTTTTTGTGTACGCACAATTTTTTTTGAATGTTTAACATAAACTTCTATACGGTCATCTATTTTTTTTGCCTTGGCGGATTCAGAAACAAAAACATATCCTGCATCATTTTGTTTCCAAAAATAAACTTTTATAGCCTTATTTTGCCAATTAACTTTTTCGGCTCTTTCTGCAGATGCATCAAACAGGGCAAATACAAGCTCATCCTTAGTGTTTGCCATAAGCTTGCCGTAAACGGTTGTTTCTCGCGGCACAAAGAGAATGCAAATTTGGCCGATATAAATTTCGTGAGTCGATTCAAGCCTTCGCTTTTTTTGAACCTCTTCCAACTCAATCTTTGTACGGTAATCATAGAGTTTGTTAAGTAAAATCTGCATTTTTTGGGAAACATCGGCATCCAGCTTGTTTTCAACCTGACGGGCAATAAATCGTATACATTCGTCCAAGGCAGCAACCGACCAAAAAAGACGTGTTTTGTCTTCAAGGCCTACATAATTGGCTGTCCGCCATAACAATAAAAGATTGGAAAACAAAAAGCCCCTATCCTTCCCTTCGGTAAAAAAGCGGATTGAGTCCAAAAATTTTCTTCCGGGAAGAGTAAACGAGAAAGCTACCAATAAAAGAAATACAATCACAAAAACTATAAGAATATACATGTTTATCTCTTTATGATATAATATCATAAATTATGCATTTTGATAAGAAGACTCTAAGGTTTTTATTTGAATTTATCTTCATTTTCATCATTTTTGTTCTCCCCCCGATGTTAAATAACATGGCTTTTACTTCGCCGCCTCAGCCGGAAGGAGTTTTTTATATCTTGCTATTTATATCAAAGATAGTTTTTTTTGCAGCCTATGAGGAAATTCTATACCGAATATATTTGCCCTATAGAATAAAAAGCTTTTACGGAAAAAATCCTCAAGCTTTTAAATCCTATATAACAGCCTCAGAAATATTACCTATAATCTTTTTTGCTTTAGCTCACCGTTATTTGGGTTTCTTTAATGTGCTTTATGCTATGGCGGCAGGGATAATTTTTAGAATCTTATATGTTCTTATACAAAAAAAATTCGGCACCAAATGCAGCATAACAAGGGCAGGTATAAATGCGGCCCTTTGTATTATATTGCTGCACTCAGTACATAACGGCATTATCTATCTTTTAATTTTTAAAGGATAGATTAAGGCACAGGTCTCATATATCTTTTTATATATAAAAAAATTTTCTTCATAAACCGAGGTAAAAGATTTTCCGTCAATGGGTTTATTTTCATCCTCATCAAGCAAGAGGTCAAAGCCTATTATTGTGTTGGTCTTATCGGTTTTTATTTTTTCGTCGATAAGGTTTAAGCTTTCCATGCTTTTGCTTATGACAGAATCTTCAAGAGGCTTTCCGGCTTGTAAAGAATCTAAAATATTTCGGCATATATCCATACCCTCTTTTGCGAGATTCATGGTTCTTTCCAAATCGGAACTTAGTTCTTTTAAGGCCGAGGAAAGGCTTGCAGAAGTTCTGCTATCTTCTTTTTTAGAGGTCAGGTTAATTAAAGCCTTCATCTTATCGATTTTTATTTTTTTGGAAAGAGGCGAAGCCTTAGCTTTAATTAAAAAGTCTTCCATATTTATAGCCGGCATATTCGGGATTTTTAAGCCGCGAGGTAAAAGATTATAGGTTTTAACATCGGGAAATTCGGCAATCTTACTTTCAAACCACCAAGCGTACATCTGCATTCTCTTGTCGCTTAAGACCTTCCCCTCATAGCCTTCCTTTAATTGGGGCGAGGCAGAATAAAGGCTGAGGTGCGAGGCCGTTTCAGAAGGGAAAAAACGGTTTGAAAATGAATTTAAATCCTCCTCAAAGCGGCTTCCCTTAAAGTGGGTTTGAAAATCGGGAAAGGCCAAATCGAGGCCGGCAAAAATAATTTCGGAACAGCCTAAAATTCTTGCAAAATCCCAGCAGGCTGTTGCAACCGAACCGCCTGTAACAAGCTTACCCTTTTCGCCTATAGCATTTTCTATATATTGGGCAAGCGGGAACATGGAAGTGCATAAAAATTCGGCGGCTGCTTTAAGACGGAAAACGGCCGGATATACTGAAGACTCGGTAATAAGAATCGAATCCGAAATATCGAGATCTGCAAGATGAAGGTAGTTCCAATATTGGGCATCCATTAAAAGAATAAAGTCCGGTTTTAGACCTTGCCTATGGCAGGCCCTTACGGCCGTATCAGCTGCAATGATTATAAATTTATCTTCATTTTCTTTTATAAGATTTATGGTCTTGTCTAAGCCGGGCCCCGCCGCAATTATCAAGGCCGGGTAAGAAGAAAAAATATTTTCTATTTTGTTGATTCCTAAAAGACTTTCAGTGCGGCTGATATTTTTAAAAAAATTTTTAAGCCAAAGTTTTCCGAATTTTTTTAAGGTATTTTTATTTAAATTTGTCTTTTCATTCCGCCTTTTTTTTAAGGCCTCAAGCTCGGAAAACCAAGAAGGGCTTACATCAATCAGGGACTGAATTTTAAACACGGGAATATCAAAAAAAGATTTGCTCTCAAAAAAATCCAAGATGTCTTTCGGGTAAAGGCCTAAAAGAAGCATCAGATTTTCGTGCATAAAAAAATCATCCAAGGGGCGGCTTTGTAAAAAAAGAAAAAAAACAAAAAGATCGGGCTCAATTATAATCAAGGAGGATTTAGGATTGCTTTTTGCATAAAGCTCCTGAGTATAGCCCAAGCCGAGTCCGTAAAAAACACAAGAGCTTTTAGTCTTTTTATCTTCAAAAAAATCGAGGGAGATATTTTTTTCGGCTTCGCTTATAGGATTATATTTTGAGTGAATATATTTTCCGTTTATGCGCGCAGTAAAAATCTTTTTATCTTTCTCTTTTAATTTTGCTTCTTCGAGGGTATAAGTTTCAGGGATTTTTTCGGCAAATTTTTTAATACCGGTTTCAGAGTCAAGGCCCAAGGCAGTGCAAAGTTCAGGAAAACGTTTAAAAAAAAGCTTTGCATTATAGATCAAATTTTCTTTATTCGAGATTGAGCTCAATTTTCATTCCTTTTTTAAGAGGAGTTCCGGGCGGAGGCGTTTGAGAAGTCACATACCCGTCGCCCGTAATTTTTACCGCAAAGTCTTTTTGTAAAAGAAGCTCAAGTAAAAGTTTTTTGGGAACTCCCGTTAAGTCGGGCATCTTATCTTTTAAGACGACAGGTTTATTTTCGCTTATGGGAATCCGTCCCGTGTGTTCAACGGTGGGGGCATTTTCCCTTGCAAGTCCAAGATAGTCGATAATTTCGTTCGAGGCTTCTGAAATTGCAGGAGCCGCAATGATGGAGCCGTATATTTGTCCGACGGGTTTTATGACAGCCGTATATAAAATAATCTTAGGATCATCAGCCGGAAAAATTCCTATACAGCTCGAAATAAAATCGGTCTTACTGTAACCGCCTCCCTTTTCATTTGCCATCTGTGCAGTTCCGGTTTTTACGGCAATGGGGACACCGTTGATAGAGGCCCTCCAAGCTATACCCTCTATGGAGCCTGTTGTCATGTAACTTAAAAGAAGATCGGCATTTTTTTCGGATATAACCTTGTTTAAAACCGAAGGCTTATGAAGATAGACAATGTTTCCCTCCTTGTCGGCAATCTTCGAAATAAGAGAAAGCCTGAGAGTAGAACCCTTATTGGTAAAGGCCGTCGCAGCTTCAACCAGCTGAAGGGCGGAAACGCCTACTTCCTGACCAATGGCAATTGTGTGCTTTGTGCGGACAGACCA
It encodes:
- a CDS encoding PilZ domain-containing protein — protein: MYILIVFVIVFLLLVAFSFTLPGRKFLDSIRFFTEGKDRGFLFSNLLLLWRTANYVGLEDKTRLFWSVAALDECIRFIARQVENKLDADVSQKMQILLNKLYDYRTKIELEEVQKKRRLESTHEIYIGQICILFVPRETTVYGKLMANTKDELVFALFDASAERAEKVNWQNKAIKVYFWKQNDAGYVFVSESAKAKKIDDRIEVYVKHSKKIVRTQKRKSVRASCDIEGLMFPLRAGDPYNSDYETQGGVKTNVKDISEDGAMFFVRGKAAKGIRMKLQFKLKNTEIVMCGKIVRFVYDQPLNKSRIHFQCEFLDQRMKNAILSYIYNIAVDDNTGFISNILNEENDALSSNSQERKDGNFLQDGLMEDQIFYDFAEGKGSV
- a CDS encoding motility associated factor glycosyltransferase family protein, whose translation is MSSISNKENLIYNAKLFFKRFPELCTALGLDSETGIKKFAEKIPETYTLEEAKLKEKDKKIFTARINGKYIHSKYNPISEAEKNISLDFFEDKKTKSSCVFYGLGLGYTQELYAKSNPKSSLIIIEPDLFVFFLFLQSRPLDDFFMHENLMLLLGLYPKDILDFFESKSFFDIPVFKIQSLIDVSPSWFSELEALKKRRNEKTNLNKNTLKKFGKLWLKNFFKNISRTESLLGINKIENIFSSYPALIIAAGPGLDKTINLIKENEDKFIIIAADTAVRACHRQGLKPDFILLMDAQYWNYLHLADLDISDSILITESSVYPAVFRLKAAAEFLCTSMFPLAQYIENAIGEKGKLVTGGSVATACWDFARILGCSEIIFAGLDLAFPDFQTHFKGSRFEEDLNSFSNRFFPSETASHLSLYSASPQLKEGYEGKVLSDKRMQMYAWWFESKIAEFPDVKTYNLLPRGLKIPNMPAINMEDFLIKAKASPLSKKIKIDKMKALINLTSKKEDSRTSASLSSALKELSSDLERTMNLAKEGMDICRNILDSLQAGKPLEDSVISKSMESLNLIDEKIKTDKTNTIIGFDLLLDEDENKPIDGKSFTSVYEENFFIYKKIYETCALIYPLKIKR
- a CDS encoding CPBP family intramembrane glutamic endopeptidase, with amino-acid sequence MHFDKKTLRFLFEFIFIFIIFVLPPMLNNMAFTSPPQPEGVFYILLFISKIVFFAAYEEILYRIYLPYRIKSFYGKNPQAFKSYITASEILPIIFFALAHRYLGFFNVLYAMAAGIIFRILYVLIQKKFGTKCSITRAGINAALCIILLHSVHNGIIYLLIFKG